One genomic segment of Ricinus communis isolate WT05 ecotype wild-type chromosome 5, ASM1957865v1, whole genome shotgun sequence includes these proteins:
- the LOC107261952 gene encoding protein PLANT CADMIUM RESISTANCE 3-like, with the protein MSSLPNNSKAQVPWSTGLCDCFSDRRTCLMSCCCPCVIFGRITEIVNKGKISNATSGVLYVALSCLVGPCLYSAPIRSKLRNEYNVKGTRGQDCLVHCFCEPCALTQEYRELQSRGFDMKLGWEENMEKQNRPVATAPVVEIGMKR; encoded by the exons ATGTCCTCCCTGCCAAATAACTCTAAAGCCCAGGTTCCTTGGTCGACGGGACTATGCGACTGCTTCTCGGATAGGCGAACCT GTCTCATGTCCTGTTGCTGCCCATGCGTTATTTTTGGAAGAATTACAGAGATTgttaataaaggaaaaatat CCAATGCGACGAGTGGGGTGTTGTACGTAGCTCTTTCATGTCTTGTTGGCCCATGCCTATATTCAGCTCCAATTCGTTCAAAATTGCGAAATGAATATAATGTGAAGGGAACCAGAGGCCAGGACTGCTTGGTTCACTGCTTCTGTGAGCCTTGTGCCTTGACTCAAGAATACCGAGAGCTACAGAGCCGTGGTTTCGACATGAAATTAG GATGGGAAGAAAATATGGAGAAGCAGAATCGACCAGTAGCTACCGCTCCTGTGGTGGAAATTGGCATGAAAAGATAG
- the LOC8279622 gene encoding protein PLANT CADMIUM RESISTANCE 2-like, translated as MYPPTQETSYTNSSAPVFQQPNSANQYYNDNPRYPLSHHHGHEGAWSSGLCDCGSDVKNCCITFWCPCITFGQIAEIVEKGTTSCATTGAIYAILACFTGCGCIYSCMYRSKLRHQYMLPESPCNDCLVHCCCEACALCQEYRELKSRGFDMSIGWQGNVERQKGGVAMAPVFQAGMTR; from the exons ATGTACCCACCAACCCAAGAAACATCCTACACAAACTCATCAGCACCTGTGTTTCAGCAGCCTAATTCTGCAAACCAGTATTACAATGACAATCCTCGGTACCCCCTCTCTCACCACCATGGACATGAAGGAGCTTGGTCCTCGGGACTCTGCGACTGCGGCTCCGACGTCAAAAATT GCTGCATAACATTTTGGTGCCCGTGTATCACTTTCGGACAGATTGCTGAGATCGTAGAAAAAGGAACAACat CTTGTGCAACGACTGGGGCAATTTATGCGATACTGGCATGTTTTACTGGATGTGGATGCATATACTCGTGCATGTATCGATCTAAACTAAGGCACCAGTACATGTTACCTGAGAGTCCCTGCAACGATTGTTTGGTCCATTGCTGTTGCGAGGCTTGTGCCCTTTGTCAAGAGTACAGAGAGCTTAAAAGCCGTGGATTTGATATGTCTATTG gatGGCAAGGAAATGTTGAGAGACAGAAAGGTGGAGTGGCAATGGCACCAGTGTTTCAAGCAGGCATGACTCGGTAG
- the LOC8279623 gene encoding endoglucanase 8 has protein sequence MAPKSHTSTFSVAIFLLLLYFLPISCGANHDYHDALRKSILFFEGQRSGKLPPDQRIKWRKDSALHDGASIGRDLTGGYYDAGDNIKFGFPMAFTATLLSWSIIDFGRNMGPELKNAVKAVKWVTDYLLKVTAVPGVVYVQVGDAYSDHNCWERPEDMDTLRTVYKIDASHPGSDVAGETAAALAAASIVFRSRDPAYSRLLLDRAVKVFDFADRHRGAYSGSLHSAVCPFYCDVNGYQDELLWGAAWLHKASRRRHYREYIVKNEVVLHAGDTINEFGWDNKHAGINILISKEVLMGKANYFQSFKQNADGFICSILPGISHPQVQYSPGGLIFKAGGSNMQHVTSLSFLLLAYSNYLSHAKKVVPCGQITASPALLKQLAKHQVDYILGDNPLRMSYMVGYGERYPQRIHHRASSLPSVQAHPARIGCKAGSKYFLSPNPNPNVLVGAVVGGPNVSDAFPDSRPFFQESEPTTYINAPLVGLLAYFSAHS, from the exons ATGGCGCCAAAATCCCACACTTCAACATTTAGCGTCgcgatttttcttcttctcctatATTTCCTTCCAATCTCTTGCGGCGCCAACCACGACTACCACGATGCTCTCCGCAAAAGCATTCTCTTCTTTGAAGGTCAGCGCTCTGGCAAACTCCCCCCCGATCAGCGCATTAAATGGCGTAAAGACTCTGCTTTGCACGACGGTGCCTCCATCGGC AGGGATTTAACGGGAGGATATTACGACGCGGGAGATAACATAAAGTTCGGATTTCCAATGGCATTTACGGCGACGTTATTATCATGGAGCATTATAGATTTCGGAAGGAATATGGGACCGGAGTTAAAGAACGCCGTTAAGGCAGTTAAATGGGTCACGGATTATTTGTTAAAGGTGACGGCAGTACCTGGCGTCGTTTATGTTCAGGTAGGTGATGCTTACTCTGATCATAATTGCTGGGAAAGGCCTGAGGACATGGATACACTGAGAACAGTGTATAAGATTGATGCGTCCCACCCTGGATCTGACGTGGCTGGTGAAACTGCCGCTGCATTGGCTGCTGCGTCTATTGTGTTTCGATCACGTGACCCTGCTTACTCTAGATTGCTTCTCGATCGAGCCGTTAAG GTGTTTGATTTTGCTGATAGACACCGGGGAGCGTACAGTGGTAGTCTACATTCTGCGGTGTGCCCTTTTTACTGCGACGTAAATGGTTACCAG GACGAGTTACTTTGGGGAGCAGCATGGTTGCACAAGGCTTCACGCAGGCGCCATTACAGAGAATATATAGTGAAAAACGAGGTGGTCTTACATGCTGGAGATACCATTAATGAATTCGGCTGGGATAATAAGCATGCTGGCATTAACATCCTCATTTCCAAG GAAGTGTTAATGGGAAAAGCAAACTATTTTCAGTCTTTCAAGCAAAATGCAGATGGTTTCATCTGTTCTATATTGCCTGGAATTTCTCATCCTCAAGTTCAATATTCTCCAG gtggcttgatcttcaaggcTGGAGGGAGTAACATGCAACATGTAACGTCATTGTCTTTCCTTCTTCTGGCTTATTCTAATTATCTAAGCCATGCCAAAAAGGTCGTACCATGTGGCCAGATTACTGCCTCTCCTGCACTCCTCAAACAATTGGCGAAACATcag GTGGACTACATTCTTGGAGATAACCCACTGAGGATGTCCTACATGGTTGGATATGGAGAACGTTACCCTCAAAGGATACACCACAGGGCAAGCTCTTTACCATCAGTGCAGGCCCACCCAGCCCGTATAGGGTGCAAGGCAGggtctaaatattttttaagtccAAATCCAAACCCTAATGTGCTCGTTGGAGCTGTAGTGGGTGGACCAAATGTCTCAGATGCTTTTCCAGATTCCAGGCCATTTTTTCAAGAGTCTGAGCCCACAACTTACATCAATGCCCCTTTGGTGGGCCTACTAGCATACTTTTCAGCccattcatga